The Salvelinus fontinalis isolate EN_2023a chromosome 34, ASM2944872v1, whole genome shotgun sequence region TCAGAAAAAGTACACAGTATGcaatattgattgattgatgtgttACTCTGACCATTTGTATCTTCAATACAGCTTATAATTAATGAGTTAACTGTATATAAACCGTTACATAGCATTtgttaatgtatttatttacatatATCAACTTGTGTTGGCTGAATCAAGTCACATGTCTTGACATCAAAGGGTTAGCAGGTACATATCTGAAATGGGCTCCATAAATAACCTGTTTCTCATGGCGGGTGGGAGAGCGATTAAAGAAGCAAGTCTCAAAATAGCAGAATAATCTGGGCCCCACAAGTCATGACCATGGTTGGACAGCACTTGGCTGAACTGTGGTTGGTTACTTCATAAAGACTCAACACTGTCAAGTTATGTATTTGGCTAATGGCTACCTTAGTTTGCCTATAAACAATACGAGGAAATGTTGGGCAGTTTCCTAATCTGAAAATGCCAGGGCACACTTTGTAATACACTCCTCCTGAGACCTGATTGAGATAGGGCAATAAGTCTTTCATCGATGAAAACATTACACTAGCAGAGCATCATACAAATGTCTATCAAGTAACATTTTGACAAAGTAGTGAAGCAAGATGACAATGAACGCTCACTGAGAGGGGCAGACCTGTCTCTCATGAAAAATGAAAAATGATAACTGGTAATACTTTGTATCAAATTTAAACACTGAGGCATTTTGTGATGTAATAAATATTTGAGCTACGTGCAAAGATATGGTTTGAAAACTGCAACCCTTTTTTAGTCAATTGCAGTTCCCTCTCATGTCGTGTAACACAAACCACTGTTAATAGTACAGCTCCTGAATTCCATGTTGATTATCAGTTGTGACATTTCTTCTTTTAGAACAGGCTGTAGGCTTCTGTGATCCACCAGAGCTTTCTAAAAGACGGATTTCATGTGCATCAACACTGCACACACATGCCTCTCTCTTACCGTCTCAGACTGGTCTTCTGCAGGTCCAATCCTAGCATTGTCCTGGCCACCAGGGAAAAATACAGTctaaaaaataaatgtagaaacagattttaaaaaacatttatgTACAAAAGTTTATCCCGCTGCGATAATTCCAACAGGTGGTGGACTGAGTTCTTCAGCACCACAGTAGtccttctagaatctagaccatGGTGCTCTTCTTCTCCCTGAAGTCTGGACTGGGCTGAGGCTCATATGAGGTGACCATATTGGTCTGGTCCCAGCGTTGATGTTGCGGAGAAGGGGTGGTCTGCTGCATTACCACCAGTCTGATGGGGGATTGGGTAGGCACAGGGTCCGGCGCGTACTCCTTGGTCGGATCCTTGCCCCGGCAGTCATACATTATACAAGATATCAGGAACACCAGAAGCAAGATAACATAGCTGGCGATAAGGATGCAGAGGTTCAAAGTGACAGGATCAATCTCCGAGAAGTTTTCCTTAAAGCCCATGGTGGCTGCCTCATACTGTGCGGCCCACAGGCCCAGAAGAAACAGCTGGTGGATGGGACGGAGAATGGAAGACGGTCGCCTTCAGTGGAGCTGGAATCACTAAACTAGCAAGTGACAGCAGGGCTTTCTTTCTATCCTCGTCAATCTATCTtcgtcaatctctctctctctctctctctctctctctctctctctctctctctcagatcacAGTGGATATGTGGCTTTGtggtaaaaatactttaatccATGCCATTCCTCCAACCTTGAATTTCTGTGATCAATGATTAAAGCTGCTCTGTTTAATAACTTAAGCCTCAGTTGTAATTTCAACAACTGAATCTCGTATAGGATTCTGCCCATTTAAAAAGGCCATTTTTGAAAGACTGTGTTATATCACCAGAATCTGTTTATCAAGGGCATATTAATGTCGGAAACAGCACGGATTTAGAGAATTAACAGAAAAAGCAGGGTGGGGAAGGACAGTCTGTCGTTAGTATGAACATGTGTATGACGCATTTAtgagtattgtgttctgtgtgtctgtctctgtgtgtatgtgtgtgtgtgtgtgtgtgtgtgtgtgtgtgtgtgtgtgtgtgtgtgtgtgtgtgtgtgtgtgtgtgtgtgtgtgtgtgtgtgtgtgtgtgtgtgtgtgtgtgtgtgtgtgtgtgtgtgtgtgtgtgtgtgtgtgtgtgtgtgtgtgtgtgtagtagtagtagtgtaatctTAATCTTGATTGTGAGTGGGGATTGAGAGAGGGAGCCATCTGGCTAAATAGAGACCCGAGATAGCGACTTAAAAAGCTACTCAGATGTGAAAGAGGGGTCTTTGACTTTCATATTTTCAATGTTAAATATCAATGCAGGCATATTTATTGTGGTAAATATGTGTGATCAGTACTCTTCTGTTCACTGTGTGTAGCAGAGGATTGACACGGTCGTTGTAGGCTGCCGCTGCAGAGATATCAGAGGGCGGATTAACGGAATTGAAAGCGTTCCTATGAGGTCAATAATCTGTGCTGACGCATGTCAATTAAGGCAGTGCCATTTTTCATTTTCAAATACACATGCTCTGTGGAAGAGAAAACTTCCACCACAAGGACATTTCTTTACCATATATATTTACTGATATCTTTTTACTGAGTGAAGCTAATGTTGTTCCTGCGGTATGGTTTTCATCCTTTTGCTTTCAAGCGAGAGGGTTAGATGAGCAGCAGAGGGCAGTCATCATCGTCAACATGAGCTGCGCAGTAGGAACAGCACCATCTATAGGATGATAATCTGAACTTTGACCCAGATTGCcatcgcgcacacacacacacacacacacacacacacacacacacacacacacacacacacacacacacacacacacacacacacacacacgcacacacacacacacacacacacacacacactcctgtgtcTGTCATGTATGGGGACAGGCAAACAGTAATGTTCTACTTGATGTCGTTGGTAATCAATATTTGTTTATTAGGCACTTCAATACAAACAGATGAGATTTGATTGGTGCATTTTTATGAGTGCATACATGAGTTTTAGACTGTATTCTTGAACAAAGATAAAACCAGATAGATCCTATGTGAATTGATGAACTTCTAACAGCTCTGCTTTTAGAGTTCATGTTCCTCTGGATCAACTGGTCATTTATCAGGATGATTGTCTACAATGGACAAGCCCCAAACAGATGACATGGGGTTTTAGAACAAAGGACAGAGCAGTTTTAATTCAACAAAGAAAGAATTTCTTTGAAAAAGAGGTTTCATGTTTCCAAATACCATCAGAGGCTTAGTTAGGATTCACTGTTAGCAGAACTGGATTTTCATGCCTTTAATACGTTTTTAATGTTCTTGTGACCAATGTCAAAGGTTACAAAGATTTTTCATAGCCACACCAAAATGTCATGATCTAACTGTCCATTTGGACATTGATTTAAAACAAGAGGGTTATTTTGGCTTCTGAAGGACAATCAGCACAATATTTCATGAAAGCTTATGGAGAAGACAAATGCCTTCTCTGTCTTTGAGTAAAAAGTCCTCATTGAGCAACCATGTCCTCTGACAGTCCTCTGCACGTCAGTCAGTTCGTCATCACTTGTTAATCCTGTCAAATTCCCAAAATGAGCATCTGGAAAAGGCTACGCCCTTGTGTGGCGGCCTCAGCATTAATACAGTCAGCCTGTCTGTTTGTGGATTGATATGCAGAACATTTTCAACCTGCATTTCTTTAGCAAACAACAACCTTATTTTTGGAGGCCAGAATTTCCTGCTGGGAAATGGTACATTTTGGCAATGAGATGACATTGTGGGTATGGATTAATATTGGTAAGGTCATTTGCAGCATTGCAATCCATATAGCTTCATTTTCAAGATTACTAAACAAAAAATAGCCCGTTGACATTGGGTTGAAGGAAAAGCTGAGGGATGTTTTGTTGAGTTCTTTGGAAGTGATTCCAGGAGAGGATATGTCAGGTTTGTCTGCCTGTCCCATGCCCATGGGTGGGGTCTCTCTCCTGTTTACATCTGGGCCGGCGATCTTTCCCAGCTCCAGGGTGCCAGGGTGTCCGGCCGTCTCCACGGGACTGGAAGCAGACAGACGCCCTTAGAGAGCTGGGGAGAAAGGATATGTAGAGAAACCTGCCGGAGGGCCTTGGGCCTTCCCATCTGTCGTCTCTGTCTGGATGGAGCCTTTCTGTGTGTGGATGTCTGAGGACGCAAGGGGAGTTAGTCTTTTCTTTGACTTTTCTGTTAACAAAAGCCTCACTTTCTGCTAGAGCACAAAGACTTTACCTACAAGGGAAAGAGACAAAACTCTGCTCAGTGTTTGTTTATTTTCCCAGCATGCCACTAATACTCGGTggtgtccctccctccatcagacATATCCTGACCCCCCACCCTCACCCCTCCAAGTCCACAACAAATGAGTTACAAGGCATACACATTCAAaaggtccctccctctctgcaatCCAACACAATGTGATAAATCGGCACTACAGGGCCCCAAGAGCCTTTCTCGCCTATACTAGCTTCACGTTCAAATACTGAACAGCATGGACCTTTGTCTTGACATGTATGTATTCAAGCACTCTTGTCTTCGTTGCCATGGTGTCTCTGTGGGCAACCATGAGGGTGCGCCAAATGTAGAAAGTTGTTACAACTTAACTGACATCAATCAAAAGGCAGCATGTTTACATTTTAGTTTAAAATGGTCTGTTTTACAGATCTGGTAATAATGACATTCAGTCGGCGGACACTGTGTTGTTTCTACTATTAACGAATGTAAGATATATTTTATACAAGTTTGGAGAGTTTAGCCATGCCAGTAAAAAAGATTGCAGAGGTTTCAGGCCCAggctttttttaaatatatatttttaaaccagaGTGCTAATTTTGTAATGCGTTAGTGTATCAATTTCTCACAACAACCCATAAAATCGAGACCTCCTCGATGTGGCAAAGGTTTCCCTATGACGTTAGTGGGATATCATCTACTCCCAGTCCCTATCCTACATGACTGTTGCTGAGATCTGTTTCTATCTAAAGAATGGCGGAGTCAACCAAGAAAACATTTGTTGCTGAAAGGTTTAACTTAACTGAAGTTTCAAAGTATCAAAGTTTCCTTCCCCCATTAAATATACCATTCCACATCCAAATCCTTTACATGAGGGTTTAGTAAGTTTAGAAAAAAGATCAACGTAGACACAGCCCCCTTTACTGGACATAAGGGAACTATTACTCACGCGGAGTTGCCCAAGTGGCATACACAGTCATGAGGTGCTGAAGCCAGCAGATGTTGTGAACGTGTCCCTGTTCTTTGTGTCTTCAGTCTCCATGAGTTACTCCAGAGATGTTCCATGAGGTAAGCAAAGAGGCAGGGTTATGCAATCAAAAGACAGCTGAGGGCAGCTCCTGTTCGGCCGCAATGTGTACGAATACCACAGGAGAGACATACTGGTCCATGGGTACAGAGAGTAGAGGGGATCTAGACTGAGGAACCAGGGGGTTGAGGATTTGTTTCGTGTTGTGTTTATTTCCTTCAGAATTGTTTTTATGAATAGAATAACTTGTTTGATCAGGAAATTAGACCTGAACGGGAAGGAATCAATGTGTGGTGTGGTAAACCAAGCTTACACACACTCTACCCACAGATCTGTTATTTTGTTCATTCTATAGTAATTGTTACCACATTGCTGTATCATGTTGGCCAGACCTTCCTCAACATTTGTGAGGGGGTGTAGGCCTACCATGCACAGGTCATCATATATTGCACTGCCGGTCTAGCCCTATCTGGTAGTGTTGCCATTAGTCTGCATTCTTGAAATTGGTCCCAAAACTTCCACACTTTACCTCTGTATGCACTGTGTCCTCAGACCCAAATAAGGGAGTGACCTAGCATCTAGCCTGATATATTAGTAGTGCATTATGATGACTGATTATTTCAGAGTAAATGGACCATTAAATTGGACCAGGGTGAAGCCGTACCTCTCGGGGGGACAGCAGCTGGCAGGCGACTGGCGGACTGAGGCGCTCGCAGATCTGATAAAGGCCTAAAGGGAGTCTTTTCCTTCCTGAAAGGCGGACTGTTTGTGTtagcctgtcctctgtctcttcttctgGGTGTGGGAACCTGCTCCTCCCAAAGCTCATGGCTTCCTTTAGTCAAGGACCTCACAAAGCACGACCAGTCTGTGTACCATGTGACTTAAATTTAAAGCCCAGCCTGGGATGAGGAGCGCTTTTACAGTGGTGTTAAACCGCATGTGACACATGTAAAGACCCTTACCGAAACACCACATGAATCATTGAAATGTTTTTTAGACAGCACtaaattacagatgtaggattttaatttgatcactcttttgttgctaagAATTTTCTTGCACAGGAGGAAaagcaaacttgtagtgtattcaaggttttaaAAGGATTtgaaagtttgtcatttccacttgaAAATATCAGACTTTATAtgcatctttatgtaatacatgtataactagccactttaaacaatgccacttctatatgtttacataccctacatcatctcatatgtatatactgtactcgataccatctactccatcttgcctatgccgttctgtacaatcactcattcatatatttttatgtacatattcttcatccctttacacttgtgtgtataaggtagttgttgtgaattgttaggttagattactcgttggttattactgcattgtcggaactagaagcacaagcatttcgctacactcgcattaacatctgctaaccatgtgtatgtgacaaatcaaatttgatttgattttccctaacaaaaaatgtatcaacccctacaaaacatTTACATTGATTATAATCCACatcataattcacatttcctgttcctTCAGAATTTTTTTCCTGCTGTactaaactggctcaaattaagatcctacatctgtagcctaCTTAGACATGTATGTAATATGCATTAATAGGATTTCAATTAACTGTTTTACTCTATATGAAGCCTGTGTAATCCTTTGTAACACTCTTCTCTGGCCATATGTCTCAGAACACATTGCAACCTATAGCAATGTTCAACATACTCAGGAGGACAGAGGGCTGTCGACAAGGGTTTTCTTTCTCCGTCTAATGCGTTGTTGACTTGTTTTATTTGCTTTAAATCTCACTCAACATCAAAGAGACTCTTTCGCCTTGCAGCTCCAGAGGACCTCAGATTTACACGTGGGTCCCATTGGCCACAGTAATAAGTCATTGGGGCACTACAAAACAGATGCCCTGACTTTGTCCCCTCTCCATTGTCCTGCATATGTTATCAGAAATGCTGCTGTTCTCTTCCCTAGGGAGCGCTCAGAAGAACGTCCAGAGCTGATTGAAAGCATGCCGAATTACACCCCGAGACCACATTAAACGCTCCCCCACTGTTTCCCACAGTAACCTATTCACACTTGTTCAAGATTAGGTGGTGCTTGGAGCTGGGGTCCCACTACTCTCAGCTGGGCCACATTCCCTTGTTGTGCTCTGTGTGACCAGGTCTGACCAAGTCCTAGGCTCCCAGGCTGGTTTATGGGGCCATAGATTCTGGGTGTGAAAGTTACCTGACAGAGTGTGGCAAATAGGAGAGCCTCTGGGCTTTCACTTCATGTCACATAAGGGCAGAAGAAGGTAAATAAATATACATTTCTGTCTTGGTCTCCATTAATGCATTCAAGGATGAAGCGTTTAGGTTGTTCCCTCAATATTTTTTCATTTTCCCCAAAAGATCAATACATTTATAGCATAACTGTATTAGTTTATCTGTTGAGGAATATCAAGGTGGTAACCTAGCCAACAGCAGAAGTAGAAGTTTCTACTTACCATTCAAAAAGATCTATGAAATGGAGTTTTTGAACGCCTATAGAGGAAAATCCAACCCTTTAAAAAGTAGCTCAGCTGTTCAGATGAAAGGAAACCAAGTGCTGTGAAGAAGCTACTTCCCATGACATCATTGTGTTTGTTAAATGACCTCTGCAGCTGTGTCAgacacaccttgtcatttcctcCCTAAACCATTCCAATGATTTAGTTAATTTACTTAGGGGAAAAGACTGGCCATGCTTGCCAAGATGTTTCTTGGCACACATGCAAGAATATGGTACTGGAAAGAGTGAACACCTTGCATGTATTATTGCAGTTTAACCAATTACACTTGAGGTCTTCCAGCATTAACTCACTGTCCACAATGTTTCTTTACAGTAAACTGATATTCTAGACACAGGAGTTTTTATCCCCTGTTTtgtgatttaaaaatatatatcctTTTGCAGCACATGTACTTTGGCATATTGTCTATTATTTGATCAATGAGGGGGTGCAGTTTTCATCTGCATTGTGTatttttctctcttctgtcatgaGCATTTGCATACATGCatgcacatgcgcacacacacatgcgcacgcgcacacacacacacacacacacacacacacacacacacacacacacacacacacacacacacacacacacacacacacacacacacacacacacacacacacacacacacacacacacacacactttaattaAGGTGGAAGTGCAAAGAATAAACACGGATTAATAGATAACTCTTCAATTACAGTTGTTTCCCAATCCCTGGTTTCAAAGGAGAACTTGCAAATTACATACAGATTTCCTGAGGCAGAGTTGGTAAACACTGTGGAAGTCGCTTTTTTCCTGTTGGTGTCAGAGTTTGACATGAAACAGCCTTGTTGGTCTTTACACCATGACAGGAGTGATTGTTCCTCTGTTGTTCCAACAAGGGTACAAGGATAAGATTGTTTCACGGTGAGAACTTCTTTCAAGATCAACATTGAGCCAACATATTGACCATGAATAACATATCCGTCACTGCCTTGTTCATACTATTTATCTCTCTAAGCTTTTTGCAATGCATTGTACATCACAAGATACAACATACACCATGGTCCAACAGAAATTCCGCCAACTATCCTGTATTATGTATCACAGTGAAACCAAACTCTGACCATGTGTGTTCTCATTCCTCTTCTCAGACAAATGGTTTAAATGTCTCTTCATGCTTGACGGAGTCAACAATACAGTCACGATAGGATGTCACTTTTGTGGTTTCCCTTTGTGCCGTTTTGACGTCCTTCCGTCtctgttgcatgatgggaatcaTTTTCACTCTTTTCCAGCAGGCAGCTGGTTGAGGCTCACTATATTTGAGAgagtgtaacggttgtcctcctcctcttcggatgaagaggaggagtagggattggaccaaagcgcagcgtggaatgtagacataattaagtttattaaagtaaatacgaaaaccgaaaacacttcaacaaactacaaaataacaaatgcacgtagactgacctaaaacataagaacttacatataacacgaagaacgcacgaacaggtacagactacaacaaacgaacaaacaaaccgaaacagtcccgtatggtgtaacatacacagacacggaagacaaccacccacaacaaacaatgtgaaacaacctacctatatatggttctcaatcagaggaaaacgtaaaccacctgcctctgattgagagccatacaaggtcaattaacactgacacttaaacatagatacacaaaacatagaatgcccaccccaactcacgtcctgaccaactcaacacatacaaaaataacagaaaacaggtcaggaacgtgacagagaggTCTTGATGAGGAAAGAGAAACAAAGGGAAAACACTGTTAGCAGTACACTCCTTGGTTTAATTAGGAAGTctgtggggagagagacagaagggtggCTGGCTACAAGGAGACAAGAGGTAAAATACTACACAGTACAATCGATTAGAATATGAATGTGCTAGTTCAACAGTTGGTCGTTGTTAGGCATTGGGGGAGCTGCAGCTGCTTCAATCGTCAAGATTGTATCAGTCAAGATGGCCTTTTGTTATGGCTGAAGAGAGCCCTGTAGTCTGAATATGAATTTAGGGaaataatacaaaacaaaattAAAGTTTCTAGAGGCCCTGACCCACTACCCTTCCAAGGTTCTACACAATGTCCAGACTCAATAACGTCACAGTGTCTATTGATCTTGCATTGTTTGTTGTTCAGACTTATTTTACTCTGCTGAGAGTTGTTCATGTCAAATTGAATC contains the following coding sequences:
- the LOC129833496 gene encoding small integral membrane protein 36-like; this translates as MGFKENFSEIDPVTLNLCILIASYVILLLVFLISCIMYDCRGKDPTKEYAPDPVPTQSPIRLVVMQQTTPSPQHQRWDQTNMVTSYEPQPSPDFREKKSTMV